A window of Microbacterium sp. BK668 genomic DNA:
CCCGTCGGCCCGAGCAGGGGAGGAGAAACGAGGAGGGGATGCCTCGGGGCCGGCGAAAGTCCCTCCCCTTGGTGAATCTCCTCCGCTCGTCCGGGGGGATGCAGGGACGAGGGGAAGGGACGAGGGGAAGGGACGAGGGGAAGGGACGAGGGGAAGCGCTGAGGGGAGGGGACGAGGGGAAGGGTCGAGAGCCGGCGCGGGTCAGTCCTGCACCTCGATGCCGAGGGCGGCCGCGAAGGCGGAGGCGAACAGCTCCGCCTGGCGCGAGGACAGCGTGGCGCCACGCAGCGACTCGGGACGGGTGAAGGCCAGCGCCTCGAGGCCCCGCAGGTCGAGGTGCTCGGCGCGGAGCCCGTCGGTCTCGACTTCATCGGCTCGGGAGTCGGCGAACGCCGTGCGCGACACCGTCGCGAGAGGCAGGTCGAGCGTGCCGATCGAGCAGCCAGTGAGGAGAACGTCGGCCAGACGCGCCCCGCGCAGCGAGAGGTAGTCGATGCGCAGGCCGCGCAGCTCGACACTGTCGAGCTCCGCCCCGGAGAGGTCGAGCGTGCCGATGCGGCCCTCCGTCACCAGGACGTTCCGCCAGCGCGCGTCCCGGGCGACGACCTCCGTCGCCCGAAGGCCGTCGAAGAGGACGTCCGTCAGCGACGCGCCGGTCAGGTCGAGGCGGGAGACGGATGCCTCGGCCACGGCGCACTCCGAGAGGCGCGCGTGCGCGGCATCCACCTCCTCCGCGAGGTCCTCGACCCGCGCGCCGAGCAGGTCGGCGTGACGTGCGAGGCCGCGTACGGCCTCGAGCGGGTCCGGAAGGTCGGGCGCCGAGATGCGAGGCGGCAGCGGCCCGCGGGGCCTCGCCATCACCCCTGCTCCGGTTCCGGCCGGCGGCGCGCCGCCGCCCAGGCCGATACCAGGGTGAGCGCGGAGAGGATCGCGAGCACGATGCCGGGGTGCCACCATGCGAAGTCCGTCTCGGCGCCGAGCCAGGCGGTCACGAGCGGCACGAAGCCGCTCACGGTCGCGGCGAGGGCGTACGCGATCGACAGCGCCGAGTAGCGGAAGTGGTCGGGGAAGAGGTCGTTCATGAGTCCGCCGAGCGCCGCCCACGACATCGTCGGGAGGATGCCGCCGATGATCATCGTCGCGATGAGGATGGGGAACGTCGCGAACTGCAGCAGCCAGTACATCGGGAAGGTGA
This region includes:
- a CDS encoding pentapeptide repeat-containing protein; the protein is MARPRGPLPPRISAPDLPDPLEAVRGLARHADLLGARVEDLAEEVDAAHARLSECAVAEASVSRLDLTGASLTDVLFDGLRATEVVARDARWRNVLVTEGRIGTLDLSGAELDSVELRGLRIDYLSLRGARLADVLLTGCSIGTLDLPLATVSRTAFADSRADEVETDGLRAEHLDLRGLEALAFTRPESLRGATLSSRQAELFASAFAAALGIEVQD